One segment of Pseudanabaena sp. PCC 6802 DNA contains the following:
- a CDS encoding ABC transporter permease produces the protein MQQVRVARTLLSTYYAYMLEYRAELLLWALSNSLPFILMGVWIQAAQGGRFGLSPLDFVRYFLAAFVVRQFNVVWVIWEFEKEVVQGKLSNKLLQPLDPVWHHFASHVAERFARLPFIFVLVGLFFALYPGSFWIPNLIQVLEFAVVVAIAFSLRFLIQYTFALFAFWTERASAIEQFWFLIYLFLSGLVAPLEVFPEHVRQIVLWTPFPYMVHFPSAIIIGLPVSFGKGIAVMFAWGAMFYILNRWLWRKGLKHYSGMGA, from the coding sequence ATGCAGCAAGTGCGCGTAGCCAGAACCTTACTCAGTACCTATTATGCCTACATGCTGGAGTACCGAGCAGAATTGCTCCTGTGGGCATTGTCTAATTCCCTTCCATTCATCCTGATGGGTGTCTGGATACAGGCGGCACAGGGCGGTCGATTTGGTCTCTCGCCTCTAGACTTTGTGCGGTACTTTTTAGCAGCATTTGTGGTACGACAGTTCAACGTAGTGTGGGTGATTTGGGAATTCGAGAAGGAGGTCGTCCAGGGCAAGTTATCCAATAAACTTTTGCAACCGCTCGATCCGGTTTGGCATCACTTCGCCTCCCACGTAGCAGAGCGCTTCGCTCGTTTGCCATTCATCTTCGTGCTGGTGGGTCTATTCTTTGCTCTCTATCCCGGTTCGTTTTGGATACCTAACTTAATTCAGGTTTTGGAATTTGCGGTAGTGGTAGCGATCGCCTTTTCACTGCGATTCTTGATTCAGTATACGTTTGCCTTATTTGCTTTCTGGACAGAGCGCGCCAGCGCGATCGAGCAATTCTGGTTCCTTATCTACCTTTTCCTCTCTGGGCTGGTGGCACCGCTAGAGGTATTTCCAGAGCACGTTCGTCAAATAGTACTGTGGACTCCGTTTCCGTACATGGTACATTTCCCATCTGCCATTATTATCGGTTTACCTGTAAGCTTTGGCAAAGGTATTGCCGTGATGTTCGCTTGGGGTGCGATGTTTTATATACTCAATCGCTGGCTGTGGCGTAAGGGTTTGAAACACTAC
- a CDS encoding ATP-binding protein, producing MVPSELSQLSDRSDNSSSALSDRAAKNSKALPLVLVIVVPFVLQMVTVVGLTAWLAFRNGQKATSALAGQARMEVSNRIQQHLSTYLEEPFHITQANINSVMLGELDIDNKPALERHFTLQLKRQQSVSQIYIGLANGHIALAGSLEDGSIVAKTTGKFPQRHIYALDERGNRTKFLKVLPDYDTRTRPWFKKAIATKKPTWSEIYTFAQGEIGITAAQPFYDRQDNLQGVMAVDLLLGQISDFLRKIEVSANSQTFIIERSGSIVATSTSEKPYLFEKDTQGNSWARRIKATESKNKLTRSTAEFLVNYFGLLQNIDRAYQLDFKIGEKVQYVQILPYRDERNLDWLAVVVMPEDDFMAEINANTRNTFILCLAALGVTIVLGILTSRWIAKPISRLSSASEELATLFEATNPQEEALNRNVRATSISELESLARSFNQMAGKLRESFTALKANNLELEMRVVARTAELSSTEAELRGLFAAMRELIVVFDAEGRYLRIPRTNADLLNQDASELVGKTLHEVFPQQQADLFLRYIQAVLSTEQNFNVEYSLKFADREKWFSASISPIDRESVIWVIRDISDRKQVEDALQKAKEAAEVASRAKSEFLANMSHELRTPLNAILGFTQLMNDDPSLNAAQKETLSIISNSGEHLLSLVNDVLEMSKIEAGRVVLNESNFDLYRMLDSLKNMLRLKAEAKGLHLQFERADDVPQYVCTDEMKLRQILINLIGNAIKFTQEGSITLRLSSPASYQDRDSEHAIIQFEVEDTGVGIAGEDLFNVFKPFVQSASGRQASEGTGLGLPISRKFIRLMGGNIAVSSGLAKGTTFTFAIKVRKVSPPAAIAQASTDATDGTRSSTTPTHLPLRILLAEDNPVNQKVALRMLHKLNYVADIACNGKEVLAALDRCDYDAILMDIQMPEMDGFETTRCIHAQIEKGKRPIIIAMTANAMKEDRDRCLAAGMQDYIAKPIRLEDLQMVLDRWSRK from the coding sequence ATGGTACCTTCTGAGTTGAGTCAACTATCCGATCGGTCTGACAACTCCAGTAGTGCTTTGTCCGATCGGGCAGCAAAAAACTCGAAAGCTTTGCCATTAGTACTGGTGATTGTCGTGCCATTTGTATTGCAAATGGTGACAGTTGTAGGGTTAACTGCATGGCTGGCATTTCGCAACGGGCAAAAAGCCACTAGCGCCCTAGCAGGTCAGGCACGGATGGAAGTTAGCAACCGCATTCAACAACATTTAAGTACTTACTTAGAAGAACCATTTCACATCACGCAAGCTAACATTAACAGCGTCATGCTTGGCGAGCTAGATATTGATAACAAGCCAGCGCTGGAAAGACATTTCACCTTACAACTAAAACGCCAACAATCAGTTAGTCAAATTTATATAGGTTTAGCCAACGGTCATATCGCCCTGGCTGGGTCACTAGAAGATGGTTCTATAGTTGCGAAAACCACGGGCAAATTTCCGCAACGTCATATCTATGCCTTAGACGAACGTGGCAATCGCACCAAATTCTTAAAAGTCCTACCTGATTATGACACTCGCACAAGACCCTGGTTTAAAAAGGCGATCGCGACGAAGAAACCGACCTGGAGCGAGATCTATACATTTGCTCAAGGTGAAATAGGGATTACAGCAGCGCAACCGTTTTACGATCGCCAGGATAATTTGCAAGGCGTGATGGCAGTAGATTTGTTACTGGGGCAAATAAGCGATTTTCTGCGTAAGATCGAAGTGAGTGCTAACAGTCAAACCTTTATCATCGAACGCTCTGGTTCGATTGTCGCTACTTCTACGAGTGAGAAGCCTTATTTGTTTGAGAAAGATACTCAGGGCAATAGCTGGGCGCGGCGGATTAAAGCCACGGAGAGTAAAAATAAACTCACGCGTTCTACAGCAGAATTTCTAGTTAATTATTTTGGCCTTCTCCAAAATATCGATCGGGCTTACCAACTAGACTTCAAGATTGGAGAAAAAGTGCAATACGTCCAGATCCTACCATATCGAGACGAGCGAAATCTCGATTGGTTGGCTGTAGTGGTAATGCCTGAAGATGACTTTATGGCTGAGATTAATGCGAATACGCGCAATACATTTATCCTATGTCTGGCAGCCTTGGGCGTGACGATAGTTTTAGGGATTCTCACTTCCCGCTGGATTGCTAAACCAATTTCCCGCCTGAGCAGTGCATCCGAGGAATTAGCCACGCTGTTTGAGGCTACAAATCCACAGGAAGAAGCATTAAATCGTAACGTGCGGGCAACAAGTATTAGCGAACTGGAGAGTTTAGCGCGATCGTTTAACCAGATGGCTGGCAAGCTACGCGAGTCTTTTACTGCCCTAAAAGCCAATAACCTGGAATTGGAGATGCGAGTGGTGGCGAGAACTGCAGAACTAAGCTCGACTGAAGCTGAATTGCGAGGGCTATTTGCCGCCATGAGAGAACTAATAGTGGTCTTCGATGCCGAAGGGCGATATCTGAGGATTCCACGGACAAATGCCGATCTGCTGAACCAGGATGCCAGCGAATTAGTTGGCAAGACTTTACATGAAGTGTTTCCTCAACAACAAGCAGATTTATTTCTCCGCTACATTCAAGCCGTATTAAGCACGGAGCAAAATTTTAATGTTGAGTACAGCCTCAAATTTGCCGATCGAGAGAAGTGGTTTTCCGCCTCGATTTCTCCAATCGATCGCGAGTCAGTTATTTGGGTGATTCGCGATATTAGCGATCGCAAGCAGGTAGAGGATGCGTTACAAAAAGCTAAAGAAGCAGCCGAAGTTGCCAGTCGCGCTAAGAGCGAATTCTTAGCCAACATGAGCCATGAATTGCGCACGCCTCTCAACGCTATTTTAGGGTTTACTCAACTCATGAACGACGATCCATCGCTCAATGCTGCCCAAAAGGAAACTCTTAGTATTATTAGCAACAGCGGCGAACATCTACTCTCTCTAGTGAATGATGTGCTTGAGATGTCCAAAATCGAGGCGGGTAGGGTAGTTTTAAATGAAAGTAATTTCGATCTCTATCGCATGCTGGACAGTCTCAAAAATATGCTGCGACTAAAAGCTGAGGCCAAGGGCCTTCATCTCCAATTCGAGCGTGCTGATGACGTGCCTCAGTATGTATGTACAGACGAGATGAAATTGCGCCAGATTTTGATTAACTTAATTGGAAATGCCATTAAGTTTACCCAGGAGGGCAGCATCACGTTGCGGTTGTCGTCGCCTGCGAGTTACCAGGATCGGGATAGCGAGCATGCAATTATCCAATTTGAAGTTGAAGATACGGGTGTGGGAATTGCTGGAGAGGATTTATTTAATGTCTTCAAGCCATTTGTCCAAAGCGCATCAGGTCGCCAAGCATCAGAGGGAACGGGGTTAGGACTACCGATTAGCCGCAAATTCATCCGACTTATGGGTGGTAATATCGCAGTTAGCAGCGGCTTGGCAAAGGGAACGACTTTCACATTCGCTATTAAAGTTCGCAAAGTTTCTCCGCCTGCTGCTATCGCTCAAGCTTCCACAGATGCGACCGATGGCACTAGATCGTCAACAACTCCCACACACCTACCACTGCGCATTCTCCTCGCCGAGGATAACCCCGTCAACCAAAAAGTGGCGCTGCGCATGCTGCACAAACTCAACTATGTTGCAGATATTGCTTGTAACGGTAAGGAAGTCCTGGCTGCATTAGATCGGTGCGACTATGACGCGATCTTAATGGACATCCAAATGCCAGAGATGGATGGGTTTGAAACGACACGCTGCATTCATGCCCAAATTGAAAAGGGAAAACGCCCCATCATTATTGCCATGACTGCTAATGCCATGAAAGAAGATCGCGATCGCTGTTTGGCGGCAGGCATGCAAGATTATATCGCCAAACCCATTCGCCTCGAAGATTTGCAAATGGTCTTAGATCGCTGGAGCCGGAAATAA
- the pruA gene encoding L-glutamate gamma-semialdehyde dehydrogenase yields the protein MSVQFKFPKLPSIDISGVFINVISQDRDLPVSNTPQSQDRYEATTQEIAQKILAAGKGTFWEGLKAQMRLDDKLMAWAMANEGLRVQLFRLIDCLPSLRSKSGTARHMHEYLASDAVNMPAIKSLLNFGTDNPNSPTATLAASTFGTAVETLARRYISGANLPEAIKTIEKLRRDRFCFTMDLLGEAVISEQEAQAYLDRYLHMMNELSERAKTWQAIEGVDRFGDELLPKVQVSVKLSAFYSQFDPLDPVTTAKKVSEPARTLLRKAAELGCGVHFDMEQYAYKTLTLDILKQVLMEPEFRDRTDVGMTLQGYLRDSERDLIDLVAWAKERGKPITVRLVKGAYWDQETIKAYQYSWDLPVYSQKSSTDFNYERLVQILLENHQYLYAAIGSHNVRSLAKAIAIAQTLQIPPRCFELQALYGMGDRFAKSVVDMGHRMRIYCPFGELIPGMSYLIRRLLENTANSSFLRLSTSESRPISELIAPPTMETSDGKHCQVIFDGFSNAPDADYAQVQERTAATDAIQFVASQFGQTYFPIIAGEAVSTITFVDSLNPSHSSQVVGRIGLASIEQAEQAVAAAKQAFPAWKYRSASDRANILRRAAEIMETRRAELAAWIVWEVGKPLREADAEVSEAIDFCRYYAKEIERITKPHARSVPGEDNLYIYQPRGVTVVISPWNFPLAIALGMSAGALVTGNTVILKPAEQSSAIASKIAEVFQAAGMPDGVFNYLPGRGSEVGAHLVKHPDVHLIAFTGSQQVGCQIYADAAILRPGQKHLKRIIAEMGGKNTIVIDESSDLDQAVVGVVHSAFGYAGQKCSACSRVVVLAPVYETFLQRLVEATRSLVVGDASDPNTKVGPVIDAAAQAKIRSYIEKSRETATIALEMPAPDRGFYVGPTIITDVDPEGAIAQEEIFGPVLAVIKVDNFDRALAIANNTPYALTGGLYSRTPSHIERAYQEFEVGNLYINRGITGALVDRHPFGGFKLSGIGSKAGGPDYLLQFLEPRAITENTQRQGFAPLDLD from the coding sequence ATGAGCGTGCAGTTCAAATTTCCCAAGCTGCCAAGCATAGACATATCAGGAGTTTTTATTAACGTGATTAGCCAAGATCGTGACTTACCCGTCTCCAATACCCCACAGTCTCAGGATCGCTATGAAGCAACGACTCAAGAAATTGCCCAGAAAATCTTGGCGGCGGGTAAGGGTACTTTCTGGGAAGGTCTGAAAGCGCAAATGCGTCTTGACGATAAGCTGATGGCTTGGGCGATGGCGAATGAGGGGTTGCGCGTGCAGTTATTTCGCCTGATCGATTGCTTACCTTCTCTACGCAGCAAGTCTGGAACGGCAAGACATATGCACGAGTACCTCGCTAGCGATGCGGTTAACATGCCCGCCATTAAGTCCCTTCTCAACTTCGGTACCGATAACCCCAACTCTCCCACTGCGACCCTAGCTGCTAGTACGTTTGGCACAGCAGTAGAAACCTTGGCGCGGCGATACATTAGTGGGGCAAATTTGCCAGAAGCCATCAAAACCATTGAGAAACTGAGGCGCGATCGCTTCTGTTTTACGATGGATTTATTAGGGGAGGCGGTGATTAGCGAGCAAGAGGCGCAGGCTTATCTAGATCGATATCTACACATGATGAACGAGCTATCGGAGCGAGCTAAAACCTGGCAAGCAATTGAAGGTGTCGATCGCTTTGGTGACGAACTTTTGCCCAAGGTACAGGTATCCGTCAAACTGAGTGCTTTTTATTCGCAATTCGATCCGCTCGATCCCGTGACGACAGCAAAAAAAGTTAGCGAACCCGCACGCACTTTACTGAGGAAAGCTGCGGAGTTAGGCTGCGGAGTTCATTTCGATATGGAGCAGTATGCCTATAAAACTCTGACATTGGATATTCTGAAGCAGGTCTTAATGGAACCAGAATTCCGCGATCGCACCGATGTCGGCATGACTCTTCAAGGCTATCTGCGCGATAGCGAACGGGACTTGATCGACTTAGTCGCTTGGGCAAAGGAACGCGGCAAGCCCATAACCGTACGCCTGGTGAAAGGGGCATATTGGGATCAAGAAACAATTAAGGCTTATCAATACAGTTGGGATTTGCCCGTCTACAGTCAAAAAAGCTCCACTGACTTTAACTACGAGCGCTTAGTACAAATTCTCTTGGAAAATCACCAGTATCTCTATGCAGCGATTGGCAGCCATAATGTGCGATCGCTCGCTAAAGCAATCGCGATCGCGCAAACTTTGCAAATCCCGCCAAGATGCTTTGAATTGCAAGCACTATACGGCATGGGCGATCGATTTGCCAAGTCCGTTGTAGATATGGGGCATCGGATGCGAATCTACTGCCCGTTTGGCGAGTTAATCCCAGGTATGTCCTATCTCATCCGTCGTTTGCTAGAGAATACGGCAAATAGCTCGTTTCTGCGGCTCAGTACGAGCGAATCGCGCCCCATATCGGAGTTAATAGCTCCACCAACGATGGAAACCTCAGATGGGAAGCATTGCCAGGTCATCTTTGATGGCTTCAGCAATGCCCCGGATGCCGATTACGCGCAGGTGCAGGAACGCACCGCTGCCACCGATGCAATTCAATTCGTCGCCAGTCAATTTGGTCAAACCTACTTCCCAATAATTGCAGGAGAAGCCGTATCCACAATCACCTTTGTCGATTCGCTCAATCCTTCTCACTCTAGTCAAGTAGTGGGCAGGATTGGTTTGGCAAGTATAGAGCAAGCAGAACAAGCTGTCGCGGCAGCAAAACAAGCATTTCCGGCATGGAAGTACAGGTCGGCCAGCGATCGCGCCAATATCCTGCGTCGTGCCGCTGAAATTATGGAAACCAGACGGGCAGAACTGGCGGCCTGGATCGTTTGGGAGGTGGGAAAACCATTGCGCGAGGCTGATGCGGAAGTATCGGAAGCAATTGACTTCTGTCGCTACTATGCCAAAGAGATCGAACGCATTACCAAGCCGCACGCGCGTTCCGTGCCCGGTGAAGATAATCTCTACATCTATCAACCGCGTGGCGTTACGGTGGTAATTTCACCCTGGAATTTCCCGCTGGCGATCGCCCTGGGCATGAGTGCAGGCGCGCTGGTTACTGGCAATACAGTCATTCTCAAACCCGCCGAACAGTCATCGGCGATCGCGTCAAAAATTGCAGAGGTGTTTCAAGCAGCGGGAATGCCGGATGGCGTATTTAATTACTTGCCCGGTCGCGGCTCGGAGGTAGGAGCGCATTTAGTCAAGCATCCTGACGTACATCTCATTGCTTTTACTGGATCGCAACAGGTAGGCTGTCAGATCTATGCTGATGCTGCTATTTTGCGCCCCGGACAAAAACATCTCAAGCGCATAATCGCAGAGATGGGCGGCAAGAATACGATCGTTATTGATGAAAGCAGCGATCTCGACCAGGCAGTGGTGGGAGTGGTGCATTCTGCCTTTGGCTATGCCGGGCAGAAATGCTCTGCCTGTTCCCGCGTGGTGGTTCTCGCGCCAGTATATGAAACTTTCTTGCAGCGTTTGGTCGAAGCCACGCGATCGCTGGTCGTTGGCGATGCCAGCGATCCCAATACTAAGGTGGGGCCCGTCATCGATGCTGCCGCCCAAGCCAAGATCCGCAGCTATATCGAAAAGAGCCGCGAAACGGCCACCATAGCACTGGAAATGCCTGCCCCCGATCGCGGCTTTTACGTTGGGCCGACGATCATTACCGATGTCGATCCCGAAGGAGCGATCGCGCAGGAAGAAATCTTTGGCCCCGTACTGGCGGTTATTAAGGTAGATAACTTCGATCGGGCTTTAGCGATCGCTAATAATACGCCCTACGCCCTCACAGGCGGTCTATATTCGCGCACTCCATCTCATATCGAGCGTGCTTACCAAGAATTTGAGGTGGGAAACCTGTATATTAATCGAGGCATTACAGGAGCTTTGGTGGATCGCCATCCCTTTGGCGGGTTTAAACTGAGCGGCATCGGCTCTAAGGCTGGTGGCCCCGACTATTTACTCCAATTCCTCGAACCTCGGGCAATTACCGAAAATACACAAAGACAAGGCTTTGCGCCGCTCGATCTCGATTGA
- a CDS encoding DUF4327 family protein codes for MLPTLHYSIDAIRDEARHLVETGSLTRQQPIHSLCRFIPDRQWSDVEHELEVNQFLLRDRIADLFSQEDWSND; via the coding sequence ATGCTACCCACTCTCCATTATTCAATTGATGCTATTCGTGACGAGGCGCGTCATTTAGTTGAAACTGGTAGCCTTACCCGCCAGCAACCCATTCATTCTCTCTGCCGCTTCATTCCCGATCGCCAGTGGAGCGATGTCGAACACGAACTAGAGGTCAACCAGTTTTTACTGCGCGATCGCATTGCCGATCTGTTCAGTCAGGAGGACTGGTCTAACGACTAG